The Lentzea guizhouensis genome contains a region encoding:
- a CDS encoding sensor histidine kinase: MFSSATALATTAARRVLRSGDDQPVARSLARQSLLVAAACLVTDVVSWVTRGPGEGPANLVLLAGIVVADAALATARLSGWVALVHAVLVPVLAVVLPGRSASTAGQLVAAYRAGAWLRGGSATGSLVVLAAGVLSSLLISGVTEPVNVLSLVVANAVLPWLVGRYTTGRKEYVDELRNQREAAVRDAQAELDQALTREREAIAIDLHDVIAHHVSAIGVHATAARLNLVDHDRANTGPVQTSLAAVEGSSRAAMIDLRRLLSLLHEGEASPDQPGLATLPDLFDGVRASGLRVSFVVYDEPRPVPRAIDTMLYRVVQEMMTNALRHGDGGVARVELEYSGDQVSVTARNRIRSSDEERARCHVPAGHQGLGVGLGGMRKRAEALGGSMSAGPVGDGQYWESTVTMPTGSGS; encoded by the coding sequence ATGTTCAGCAGTGCGACGGCCCTGGCGACGACGGCGGCCCGGCGGGTGCTCCGCTCCGGGGACGATCAGCCGGTGGCGCGTTCGCTGGCCCGGCAGTCGTTGTTGGTGGCAGCCGCGTGCCTGGTGACCGACGTGGTGAGCTGGGTGACGCGCGGGCCTGGCGAGGGGCCGGCGAACCTGGTGCTGCTGGCCGGGATCGTCGTCGCCGACGCGGCGCTGGCGACGGCGCGGCTGTCCGGGTGGGTGGCGCTCGTCCACGCGGTCCTCGTCCCGGTGCTGGCCGTCGTCCTGCCCGGCCGGAGCGCGAGCACCGCCGGGCAGCTGGTCGCCGCGTACCGCGCCGGCGCCTGGTTGCGGGGCGGCTCCGCCACCGGGTCGCTGGTGGTCCTGGCGGCCGGTGTGCTGTCGTCGTTGTTGATCAGCGGTGTGACCGAGCCGGTGAACGTGCTGTCGCTGGTGGTCGCCAACGCGGTGCTGCCGTGGCTGGTCGGCCGCTACACCACCGGGCGCAAGGAGTACGTGGACGAGCTGCGCAACCAGCGGGAGGCCGCCGTGCGGGACGCGCAGGCCGAACTGGACCAGGCGCTGACACGGGAGCGCGAAGCGATCGCGATAGACCTGCACGACGTCATCGCGCATCACGTGAGCGCGATCGGTGTCCACGCCACGGCCGCGCGGCTGAACCTGGTGGACCACGACCGCGCGAACACCGGCCCGGTGCAGACCTCGCTCGCCGCGGTGGAGGGGTCCAGCCGAGCGGCGATGATCGACCTGCGGCGGCTGCTCTCGTTGTTGCACGAGGGAGAAGCGTCACCGGACCAGCCAGGTCTCGCGACGCTCCCGGACCTGTTCGACGGGGTGCGGGCCTCCGGGCTGCGGGTCAGCTTCGTCGTCTACGACGAGCCTCGTCCGGTACCGCGCGCCATCGACACGATGTTGTACCGGGTGGTGCAGGAGATGATGACCAACGCGTTGCGGCACGGCGACGGAGGGGTGGCACGGGTGGAACTGGAGTACAGCGGTGATCAGGTGTCGGTGACCGCACGCAACCGGATCCGGTCGAGCGACGAAGAACGCGCCCGGTGCCACGTCCCGGCAGGACACCAGGGTCTGGGCGTGGGTCTGGGCGGCATGCGCAAACGAGCGGAGGCACTCGGCGGCTCCATGTCGGCGGGACCGGTCGGGGACGGCCAGTACTGGGAGAGCACGGTGACGATGCCGACCGGAAGCGGATCATGA
- the cmdF gene encoding tyrosine 2,3-aminomutase codes for MLIRGEGLTIDDVALVARQEAVVELDEDQLAEVELTRERLQKWGAAGHPIYGVTTGFGEMVLMTIPPHFETDLQENLLRSHAAGGGELFPDEAVRAMQVTRLNCLVKGHSGIGADALRLMGELLNRGIHPLVPQQGSLGASGDLAPLAHLALPLIAAGRVRTGAAVRRSAEVLAEEGLEPVRLSYKSGLALVNGTSAMTGVSALALVRARRLFRLALWASAAFIQVVGGSTGAFDERGHALKNHRGQSQVAASITRLLTGSRLTREHAEIMALVGAKAGGDEVAPADDYLQNAYTLRCVPQILGPVLDTMAYCRRLVEEELNSCNDNPLIFDTPETVFHGGHFHGQYVAMASDFLNIALTEIGVLAERQLNRVLDPHLTKSLPAFLALGQEGLYSGLQGSQYLATSIASENLDLAAPSSIKSIPSNGQNQDVVSMGLIAARKSLRLIDNVNVIVSVLVAACHQAATITGVERFSPPVRGLLELLAAKVPGYRDEGIASDFLAAVRNTVLADEADALLPALDIPADAT; via the coding sequence GTGCTCATTCGAGGTGAGGGCCTGACCATCGACGACGTCGCCCTCGTCGCCAGGCAGGAAGCCGTCGTGGAGCTCGACGAGGACCAGCTCGCCGAGGTCGAGCTGACCCGGGAACGCCTGCAGAAGTGGGGCGCCGCCGGGCACCCCATCTACGGCGTCACCACGGGCTTCGGCGAGATGGTCCTCATGACCATCCCGCCCCACTTCGAGACGGACCTGCAGGAGAACCTGCTGCGGTCGCACGCCGCCGGCGGTGGTGAGCTGTTCCCCGACGAGGCAGTGCGGGCCATGCAGGTGACGCGGCTCAACTGTCTGGTCAAAGGACACTCCGGGATCGGCGCCGATGCGCTGCGCCTGATGGGCGAGCTGCTCAACCGGGGCATCCACCCGCTCGTCCCGCAGCAGGGTTCACTCGGCGCCAGCGGAGACCTGGCGCCGCTGGCACACCTCGCACTGCCGCTCATCGCCGCCGGGCGCGTGCGCACGGGCGCCGCCGTTCGCCGGTCCGCGGAGGTGCTCGCCGAGGAAGGGCTGGAGCCGGTCCGGCTGAGCTACAAGTCCGGGCTGGCCCTGGTCAACGGCACCTCGGCGATGACCGGAGTCAGCGCGCTGGCCCTGGTCAGGGCGCGGCGGCTGTTCCGGTTGGCGCTGTGGGCGTCCGCGGCGTTCATCCAGGTGGTGGGCGGGTCCACCGGGGCGTTCGACGAGCGCGGGCACGCGTTGAAGAACCACCGCGGGCAGAGCCAGGTCGCCGCGTCGATCACGCGGCTGCTGACCGGCAGCCGGCTGACCCGCGAGCACGCCGAGATCATGGCCCTGGTCGGCGCGAAGGCCGGCGGTGACGAGGTCGCGCCCGCCGACGACTACCTGCAGAACGCCTACACCCTGCGCTGTGTCCCGCAGATCCTCGGGCCCGTGCTGGACACCATGGCCTACTGCCGGCGGCTCGTCGAAGAGGAACTGAACTCCTGCAACGACAACCCCCTCATCTTCGACACCCCGGAGACCGTCTTCCACGGTGGCCACTTCCACGGCCAGTACGTGGCCATGGCGTCCGACTTCCTGAACATCGCGCTCACCGAGATCGGCGTGCTGGCCGAGCGGCAGCTCAACCGGGTGCTCGACCCCCACCTCACCAAGAGCCTGCCCGCGTTCCTCGCCCTCGGGCAGGAAGGCCTCTACTCCGGGCTGCAGGGCTCGCAGTACCTGGCCACCAGCATCGCCTCGGAGAACCTGGACCTGGCGGCGCCGTCGTCGATCAAGTCGATCCCGTCCAACGGCCAGAACCAGGACGTGGTGAGCATGGGCCTCATCGCGGCCAGGAAGTCCCTGCGCCTGATCGACAACGTCAACGTCATCGTCTCCGTCCTCGTGGCCGCCTGTCACCAGGCCGCCACCATCACCGGCGTCGAACGGTTCAGCCCACCCGTGCGCGGGCTGCTCGAACTGCTCGCCGCGAAGGTGCCCGGTTACCGCGACGAGGGCATCGCCTCGGACTTCCTGGCCGCGGTCAGGAACACCGTGCTCGCCGACGAGGCCGACGCGTTGCTCCCCGCCCTCGACATCCCCGCCGACGCGACATGA
- a CDS encoding TetR/AcrR family transcriptional regulator — MTRATAKATTAKGIATRRRIVEAAAAEIRERGTLATTLDDVCRRSGTGKSQMFHYFPEGREQLLLAVTELEAQRVFDDQDPYLNQLASREAWERWRDAIVETCRDQGPHCPLGVLIADVGRYSPAAQAITAQLIRRWQNAVRAGIEATQAAGEASSALDADRLAAAVVTAIQGGVSVLLSTGSADHLEITLNLCLDHLLFRRDWDS, encoded by the coding sequence GTGACCAGGGCAACGGCGAAAGCCACCACCGCGAAGGGCATCGCCACCCGCCGGCGCATCGTCGAGGCGGCCGCCGCGGAGATCCGGGAGCGCGGCACGCTCGCCACCACGCTCGACGACGTGTGCCGGCGCAGCGGTACCGGCAAGAGCCAGATGTTCCACTACTTCCCCGAGGGCCGGGAACAGCTCCTGCTGGCGGTCACCGAGCTCGAAGCCCAGCGCGTGTTCGACGACCAGGACCCGTACCTGAACCAGCTCGCGTCACGTGAGGCGTGGGAGCGGTGGCGTGACGCGATCGTCGAGACCTGCCGCGACCAGGGCCCGCACTGTCCTCTTGGCGTGCTGATCGCTGACGTGGGCCGGTACAGCCCTGCTGCCCAGGCGATCACGGCGCAGCTGATCCGGCGCTGGCAGAACGCCGTCCGGGCGGGCATCGAGGCCACCCAGGCGGCGGGCGAGGCCAGCTCTGCTCTTGACGCGGACCGGCTCGCGGCCGCTGTGGTCACCGCGATCCAGGGAGGTGTCAGCGTTCTGCTGTCCACGGGTTCTGCCGACCACCTGGAGATCACCCTGAACCTCTGCCTCGACCACCTGCTGTTCCGGCGCGATTGGGACTCCTGA
- a CDS encoding response regulator transcription factor, with amino-acid sequence MTLRILIADDHAVFRSGLRAVLDAQPDMECVADVGDGYSAVEATRSLRPDVAVLDVRMPKLDGLAAARELLSTGVAPLKIVLLTTFDTDEYVRTALASGISAFLLKSLPPEELVTAIRVAARGDTYIDPTITRRLAPRLAETLAATSPARKAAPGLERLTAREHEVFLLMAAGFTNAEICDQLYVSGETIKTHVSRVLSKLDLRDRVHAVRFAHHYGLIEPHNTSGL; translated from the coding sequence ATGACCCTGCGCATCCTGATCGCCGACGACCACGCGGTGTTCCGCTCCGGTCTGCGCGCGGTGCTCGACGCGCAGCCGGACATGGAGTGCGTCGCCGACGTCGGTGACGGGTACAGCGCGGTCGAAGCGACCCGGTCCCTGCGACCGGACGTGGCTGTCCTCGACGTGCGCATGCCCAAGCTGGACGGCCTCGCAGCGGCTCGCGAGCTCCTCTCCACCGGGGTCGCACCCCTCAAGATCGTGCTGCTGACCACGTTCGACACCGACGAGTACGTCCGGACGGCGCTCGCCTCGGGGATCAGCGCTTTCCTGTTGAAGAGCCTGCCGCCCGAAGAGCTGGTCACCGCGATCCGCGTCGCGGCCAGGGGCGACACCTACATCGACCCGACGATCACCCGCCGGCTCGCACCGAGGCTGGCGGAGACCCTGGCCGCGACCTCCCCGGCCCGGAAGGCGGCGCCCGGCCTGGAACGGCTCACCGCGCGCGAGCACGAGGTGTTCCTGTTGATGGCCGCGGGGTTCACGAACGCCGAGATCTGCGACCAGCTGTACGTCAGTGGTGAAACGATCAAAACGCACGTGTCGCGGGTGCTGTCCAAACTCGACCTGCGCGACCGCGTGCACGCCGTGCGCTTCGCTCACCACTACGGCCTCATCGAACCGCACAACACCTCTGGGTTGTGA
- a CDS encoding quinone oxidoreductase family protein yields MKAIVIDQAGGPDVLRLRDRPTPRPGRGEVLVDVRVAGVNFFDTAMRKNAAVDVPGLEGVGIVVETGEDVQGFVPGDRVAWLVMTQGSYAEQIALPAGRVVPVPDDIDDDTATALLVQGLSAHNFATVSHPVQPGEVVLVHAAAGGVGLLVTQLAKARGATVVGLVSRPEKVEIVAGAGADHVLVSTGDSFVEPVLELTGGEGVHAVFDGAGGTTFEASIKVLRRYGTLVYYGPLIGEVPTVSMGDLPRSIRITYPAVEDHITTTEELLAHMGELFGQVRTGELVVRIGRRYPLADAAQAHADIESRTTTGKLLLIV; encoded by the coding sequence ATGAAGGCAATCGTGATTGACCAAGCAGGTGGGCCCGACGTGCTGCGGCTGCGTGACCGGCCCACGCCTCGGCCGGGTCGCGGCGAGGTCCTGGTCGACGTCCGCGTGGCAGGTGTGAACTTCTTCGACACCGCCATGCGCAAGAACGCGGCGGTGGACGTGCCGGGCCTGGAAGGTGTCGGCATCGTCGTGGAAACGGGCGAGGACGTGCAGGGCTTCGTCCCCGGCGATCGCGTCGCCTGGCTCGTCATGACCCAGGGCAGCTACGCCGAGCAGATCGCACTTCCCGCAGGCCGCGTGGTTCCGGTGCCCGACGACATCGACGACGACACGGCCACCGCTCTGCTCGTACAAGGCTTGTCAGCGCACAACTTCGCCACCGTCTCCCACCCGGTGCAACCGGGAGAGGTCGTGCTCGTGCACGCGGCCGCCGGGGGAGTGGGATTGCTGGTGACCCAGCTGGCCAAAGCGCGGGGCGCCACGGTGGTCGGTCTGGTGTCCCGGCCGGAGAAGGTGGAGATCGTCGCCGGTGCGGGCGCGGACCACGTGCTGGTGTCCACAGGGGACTCGTTCGTCGAGCCGGTGCTCGAGCTCACGGGCGGCGAGGGCGTACACGCGGTGTTCGACGGGGCGGGCGGGACCACGTTCGAGGCCTCGATCAAGGTGCTGCGCAGGTACGGCACGTTGGTGTACTACGGGCCGTTGATCGGCGAGGTGCCGACCGTGTCGATGGGCGACCTGCCGCGCAGCATCCGCATCACCTATCCCGCGGTCGAAGACCACATCACCACCACCGAAGAACTCCTGGCGCACATGGGCGAGCTGTTCGGGCAAGTCCGGACGGGCGAGCTGGTGGTGCGGATCGGCCGGCGCTACCCGCTCGCCGACGCGGCGCAGGCGCACGCCGACATCGAGTCGCGCACGACGACGGGCAAGCTGCTGTTGATCGTGTGA
- a CDS encoding class I SAM-dependent methyltransferase, producing MIYEDPRAYLLGLEGIALLRAFTGEHDRDFVEARIAEIRRVLADEALANAAVEVDRVDSVTGYRLWSSTYDQPNGAFDIDEPVVKEIVNGLPVGVALDAACGTGRYAEFLAGRGHRVIGVDGSPDMLARARAKVPQGEFLLGDLHRLPVADAEVDLVVCALALTHVPSLEPVMAEFSRVLRPGGHLVIADMHPERVAQGAVPTVRGADGRPGRLSAHHHRIGDYLRAALPVGLHVRRCEEPLLPTATRQEPAETLGPWELWPWCLAAMVPEATRAANAGAPAQVIWHFQLGHQPPGAVSAGGNQASAH from the coding sequence GTGATCTACGAAGACCCGCGGGCGTACCTGCTCGGCCTCGAAGGCATCGCCTTGTTGCGCGCGTTCACCGGAGAGCACGACCGCGACTTCGTGGAGGCGCGGATCGCGGAGATCCGCAGAGTGCTCGCCGACGAGGCGTTGGCGAACGCGGCTGTGGAGGTCGACCGGGTGGACTCGGTCACGGGCTATCGGCTGTGGTCGTCGACGTACGACCAGCCCAACGGGGCGTTCGACATCGACGAGCCCGTGGTCAAGGAGATCGTGAACGGGCTGCCGGTGGGTGTTGCCCTGGATGCCGCCTGTGGCACCGGCCGCTACGCCGAGTTCCTGGCCGGGCGCGGCCACCGGGTCATCGGCGTGGACGGCTCCCCCGACATGCTCGCGCGGGCGCGCGCCAAGGTGCCGCAGGGCGAGTTCCTGCTCGGCGACCTGCACCGGCTCCCGGTGGCCGACGCCGAGGTCGACCTGGTCGTCTGCGCCTTGGCACTGACCCACGTCCCGTCGCTCGAGCCGGTGATGGCGGAGTTCTCCCGGGTGCTGCGTCCGGGTGGGCACCTGGTGATCGCCGACATGCACCCCGAGCGGGTGGCGCAGGGCGCGGTCCCCACCGTGCGCGGCGCCGACGGCCGCCCGGGACGGCTCAGTGCCCACCACCACCGGATCGGGGACTACCTGCGAGCGGCACTGCCGGTGGGACTGCACGTGCGCCGCTGCGAGGAACCCCTGCTGCCCACCGCCACACGGCAGGAGCCCGCGGAGACGCTCGGGCCGTGGGAACTGTGGCCGTGGTGCCTGGCCGCCATGGTGCCCGAAGCGACACGAGCCGCCAACGCGGGTGCGCCCGCTCAGGTCATCTGGCACTTCCAGCTGGGTCATCAACCACCCGGCGCCGTTTCGGCCGGCGGCAACCAGGCCAGCGCTCACTGA
- a CDS encoding sulfotransferase domain-containing protein, whose protein sequence is MTMRERHVRNAARLGAQDVVVAAYSGSGAALLSNILVELGHTFIDPYLDEIGEDGRLRGPSDEELRRYRDRIAHTTGSGGRRFFKNHLPPDHFPDIATQTVVLLVRDPRDALHSSYRFFQGFADTLLSYLTIDDVSFLEFLDDKGAVGEPPVTIDGWVDFYRAWAEAAQRTSCSAVVRFEELKTSPVAAVTRLLETLGLDTGRAAVERAVERSSFEKMRAHEEKVAGGSTAMIMRRGQVDEWREWFGDNELSDRFRAPHMIETAARFGYRIC, encoded by the coding sequence ATGACCATGCGCGAACGGCACGTGCGCAACGCCGCGCGGCTCGGTGCCCAGGACGTCGTCGTCGCGGCCTACTCGGGCTCCGGTGCCGCCTTGCTGAGCAACATCCTGGTGGAACTGGGGCACACGTTCATCGACCCGTACCTCGACGAGATCGGGGAAGACGGACGACTGCGCGGGCCCAGCGACGAGGAGCTGCGGCGGTATCGCGACCGGATCGCCCACACCACTGGGTCTGGCGGCCGGAGGTTCTTCAAGAACCACCTGCCACCTGATCACTTCCCCGACATCGCCACCCAAACCGTGGTGCTCCTCGTGCGAGACCCGAGGGACGCCCTGCACTCGTCCTACCGGTTCTTCCAGGGGTTCGCCGACACCCTGCTGTCCTACCTCACCATCGACGACGTGAGCTTCCTGGAGTTCCTGGACGACAAGGGCGCGGTGGGGGAGCCTCCGGTCACCATCGACGGCTGGGTGGACTTCTACCGCGCCTGGGCCGAGGCGGCGCAGCGCACGTCCTGCTCGGCTGTCGTCCGCTTCGAGGAGCTGAAGACCAGCCCCGTGGCCGCGGTGACCCGGCTGCTGGAGACGCTCGGCCTGGACACCGGTCGCGCCGCCGTCGAACGGGCTGTCGAGCGCAGCAGCTTCGAGAAAATGCGGGCGCACGAGGAGAAGGTCGCCGGCGGCAGCACGGCCATGATCATGCGCCGCGGCCAGGTCGACGAGTGGCGGGAGTGGTTCGGCGACAACGAGTTGTCGGACCGGTTCCGGGCGCCGCACATGATCGAGACGGCAGCGCGTTTCGGCTACCGGATCTGTTGA
- a CDS encoding class I SAM-dependent methyltransferase, with product MVSEFTGPPSVLPPAVDYSPFATTYQDRADYVPSVVDALLRVAEVRRGDAVCDIGAGSGHLTEPLLQRGFHVDAVEPTPAMRELGERRTHGYPHVRWYEGRGEASGRASEAYALVTFGSSFNLTERPLALAETARILRDGGYFACLWNHRVLDDPLQARIEELIHDRIPVYSYGVRRADQTDVIVRSGLFETPVVVSGTQVFRLPSQAWCDAWASHSTVGQQSGNGFTGLVDEIRELVRAEAGDFIDVPYTTKAWVARLSRGDKDAPR from the coding sequence ATGGTCAGCGAGTTCACCGGCCCGCCTTCCGTCCTGCCCCCTGCGGTCGACTACTCGCCGTTCGCCACCACGTACCAGGACCGGGCCGACTACGTTCCGTCCGTTGTGGACGCTCTGCTGCGAGTGGCCGAGGTGCGCCGGGGAGATGCGGTCTGCGACATCGGAGCCGGTTCCGGGCACCTCACCGAACCCCTGCTGCAGCGCGGGTTCCACGTCGACGCGGTGGAGCCGACACCCGCCATGCGCGAGCTGGGTGAGCGGCGGACCCACGGGTACCCGCACGTGCGCTGGTACGAGGGCAGAGGCGAAGCGTCGGGGCGGGCATCCGAGGCGTACGCGTTGGTGACCTTCGGCTCCTCGTTCAACCTGACCGAACGCCCCTTGGCGCTCGCGGAGACGGCACGCATCCTGCGCGACGGCGGGTACTTCGCGTGCCTGTGGAACCACCGCGTGCTCGACGACCCGTTGCAGGCGCGCATCGAGGAGCTGATCCACGACCGGATTCCCGTTTACAGCTATGGAGTCCGTCGCGCCGACCAGACCGACGTCATCGTGCGGAGCGGCCTGTTCGAGACGCCGGTCGTGGTGTCCGGCACCCAGGTGTTCCGGCTGCCGAGCCAGGCCTGGTGCGACGCGTGGGCCTCGCACTCGACCGTCGGTCAGCAGTCGGGCAACGGGTTCACCGGCCTGGTGGACGAGATCCGCGAGCTCGTGCGCGCCGAGGCCGGAGACTTCATCGACGTCCCCTACACCACCAAGGCGTGGGTGGCCCGGCTTTCCCGGGGTGACAAGGACGCCCCGCGGTGA
- a CDS encoding class I SAM-dependent DNA methyltransferase, translated as MTSSELWTRATADRYDAEETEAFSAAVLGPALAFLAELAGDGRALEFAIGTGRVGIPLRERGVPVVGIELSEHMAAVLRRKIDEDTLPVVIGDMATTVVPGEFTLVYLVYNTITNLLTQDEQVECFRNAARHLEPGGRFVIELGVPPLRFLPPGQVAVPFDVSEHHLGFDTFDLVDQILVSHHFSRDGDDGRYRRDNSRHRYAWPAELDLMARIAGLELERRVADWDEAPFTQDSAKHISVWRKPV; from the coding sequence GTGACGAGCAGTGAACTGTGGACCCGTGCGACCGCCGATCGCTACGACGCCGAGGAGACCGAAGCGTTCTCGGCTGCCGTTCTCGGACCGGCTCTCGCTTTCCTCGCCGAGCTCGCCGGAGACGGCCGGGCACTGGAGTTCGCCATCGGAACCGGACGAGTGGGAATCCCGCTCCGGGAACGCGGCGTGCCGGTGGTGGGCATCGAACTGTCCGAGCACATGGCAGCGGTGCTGCGGCGCAAGATCGACGAGGACACGCTCCCGGTGGTCATCGGGGACATGGCCACCACCGTCGTTCCCGGTGAGTTCACCCTGGTCTACCTCGTCTACAACACCATCACAAACCTGCTCACCCAGGACGAGCAGGTCGAGTGCTTCCGCAACGCCGCGCGGCATCTGGAGCCGGGCGGCCGTTTCGTGATCGAGCTGGGTGTGCCGCCGCTGCGGTTCCTGCCGCCCGGCCAGGTCGCGGTGCCGTTCGACGTCTCCGAGCACCATCTCGGCTTCGACACCTTCGACTTGGTGGATCAGATTCTCGTTTCGCACCACTTCAGCCGCGACGGCGACGACGGCCGCTACCGCCGCGACAACTCCCGGCACCGGTACGCCTGGCCGGCAGAGCTCGACCTGATGGCACGGATCGCCGGCCTCGAGCTGGAACGTCGCGTCGCGGACTGGGACGAGGCTCCGTTCACCCAGGACTCCGCGAAGCACATCTCCGTGTGGCGCAAGCCAGTCTGA
- a CDS encoding serine hydrolase domain-containing protein, with translation MTTGVTGKLAALACGLALVVSSCGSGTAPAPPQAGGVVQPELDELTSTNGVPGAEALVRDEDQVRTSTSGVSNLADKTPMISDGRIRAGSITKSFVATVVLHLVAEGEVDLDTPVETYLPGLVAGNGNDGTKITVRHLLQHTSGLPNYLGKLASIDPETLRNRGADPAELVATAVQQPALFAPGTGWTYSNTNYIVLGMLVEKVSGDRLSRQIDLRVVRPLNLSNTYLPGRGDTKLPEPHAVGHVPGKSGVIDFSDHDSTLAWAAGGLISTAKDIATFYDALLGGRVLPPAQLKEMQTAVPAPNLGVANASYGLGLFTVPLPCGGQYWGHEGSTFGFMSMAGVGPDGRAAVIAVNAYPVKPETSGAVMSTFATALCSK, from the coding sequence GTGACGACCGGTGTGACCGGCAAGCTCGCCGCACTCGCCTGCGGCCTGGCCCTGGTGGTGTCGTCCTGTGGTTCGGGTACCGCCCCGGCGCCGCCGCAGGCAGGTGGTGTCGTGCAACCCGAACTGGACGAGCTCACCTCCACCAACGGCGTTCCCGGTGCCGAGGCGCTCGTCCGGGACGAGGACCAGGTGCGCACCTCGACCAGCGGCGTCTCGAACCTCGCCGACAAGACACCGATGATCTCCGACGGCCGGATCCGGGCCGGCAGCATCACCAAGTCCTTTGTGGCCACCGTGGTCCTGCACCTGGTGGCGGAAGGCGAGGTCGACCTGGACACGCCGGTCGAGACGTACCTGCCGGGCCTGGTCGCCGGCAACGGCAACGACGGCACGAAGATCACCGTCCGCCACCTCCTGCAGCACACCAGCGGGCTCCCGAACTACCTGGGCAAGCTGGCGAGCATCGATCCGGAGACCCTCCGCAACCGGGGAGCCGATCCCGCCGAGCTGGTCGCCACGGCGGTGCAGCAGCCCGCGCTCTTCGCCCCCGGCACCGGGTGGACCTACTCCAACACCAACTACATCGTGCTCGGCATGCTGGTCGAGAAGGTCTCCGGCGACCGCCTCTCCCGCCAGATCGACCTGCGCGTCGTCCGCCCGTTGAACCTGAGCAACACCTACCTCCCCGGACGCGGCGACACCAAGTTGCCTGAGCCGCACGCTGTCGGTCACGTACCCGGGAAGAGCGGCGTGATCGACTTCAGCGACCACGACTCGACCCTCGCCTGGGCGGCAGGCGGGCTGATCTCCACGGCGAAGGACATCGCGACCTTCTACGACGCGCTGCTGGGCGGCCGCGTCCTGCCGCCCGCGCAGCTCAAGGAGATGCAGACCGCCGTACCCGCACCGAACCTCGGCGTGGCGAACGCGTCCTACGGCCTCGGCCTGTTCACCGTGCCGCTTCCCTGCGGAGGCCAGTACTGGGGCCACGAAGGATCGACCTTCGGCTTCATGTCGATGGCCGGTGTCGGCCCGGACGGCCGCGCCGCCGTCATCGCGGTGAACGCCTACCCCGTGAAGCCCGAAACGTCGGGCGCGGTCATGTCGACGTTCGCCACCGCGCTGTGCAGCAAGTGA